From the genome of Drosophila gunungcola strain Sukarami chromosome 3L unlocalized genomic scaffold, Dgunungcola_SK_2 000005F, whole genome shotgun sequence:
ACGAACTAGAAATCACTCTTTCGACTAAACTAGGACAGTTAACAGATTGCGACTGGTCTTTGTACATGGAGGTTACAGGTTACACAAGGAATACACCGATGGGGATCACCCCTCAGCTGAATTCGAGTTCTTAATTCGATTTCTATTCGTCGTCGATGCGAATGGCATGGTTCACATGGCCCTCGCCACTTGATGTCTTGATGTCTCGGGGATCAGGCTCCACCGCCGTGGTGGTGGTCACACAGCTCGTGGTGGTGTACTGCACCTGCGAGTCGCTCTTGAAGATCTCCTCGGAAACGGCGGGATTGTCGATGCCCTTGCCGGTGATCTTCAGCACATTTCGTCGCTGGACAAAGTCAATTATCAGGGAAATTAGCCAGCCCAGAAAAACGGTGAGCAGACATCCGATCATGCTGTACCACATGTAGCTCAGTCGGAAAATGGGCCACgttctgttttttaaaaatagaaaataatggTTATTATATACATTcgacaaacaatttaataatatggaatattaaattagaaataatttgatatttaaaaatctcttTGTGtgtgaaaaaagttttttcttatgaacaaattttaaaattcgtttttCAATAATCTAAAGGcgatttaaaatcatttttcaaaGTGTTTAGAAATATGCAATGATACAATTGAAAATCGATTATtctaaacttaaattttgtttacgcgaacaacttattaaatattcttttttaaagatcTTAAAAGGACGCCTTGAGACTACGAGGTTATAAGAAATCGatgttaaaaatgtaaaataattaccTAATTTATAAcctattttataaaatgtaacatttCAAAGTTTAACTCACGTGAAACCTCCCTCCTCAATGATTTCCACAGGTTCTGTGAGTAGATTTCCAATGATGTTGGTCAAGTTGACATTGCAATCGCAGTTGTCGATGGAGGTGGGCAACGCTGGCTGTTCCACACTGACAATTTGAGCCACCACACCCACGAAAATGACCAGGGCCAGGGATAATAATCCTCCGTAGAAAGCCCCCTTAGTATTAGCCTGTTTGCAGGCGATTCCCAGGACAAAAAGACCCAAGGTTACACCACCAATAAGACCATTTAAGGTCAAAGTGGCCTGCAGGACGCCTCCCAAATGCTCCACGATGAAAACCAAGCCAAACGATGCAATGCCATAGCCCAAGGACATCCATTTGGCATAGGTGGCTCCCTTTTCGGGTGAGATTTTGATGTTCATGCCATTGACCAAGAGATCCTCGCAGGTCACAGCGGATAGGGAGTTCAAGGCAGAGGCCACAGTtctgttattaaaattagaaatattattattttaaattctgttaCTCCCCTTATAGTCAAATACCCACCCTAAACTGGCTGCAAAGATGCCAGCCACAAAGATTCCTGCCACTGAGTAAATGTGCTCATAGGTATTGATCACATAGTAGGGCAATAGCTGATCCGTGGCCGAAATACGTCCCGCTGTCAAAGGATCACAGTCCGCATAGTGGGTGAAGACCATCAGACCAGTGTAGAAATTTAGCAGAAACACCGCAATCAAGCCAATAATGGCAAATCCCAGGGCAATCTTCGCCAGCCTCAAGGACTTCAAGGACATGCATTTCTGAACGGAGGCCTGATTGGTGCAAAACAAGGATGTCCAGTAGAAGAAGCCTCCAATAACCACCGACCAAACAGTGTGACGAGTCGTAGGACTGGGATCCATGCTGAAGGAATAATAGGGTTGTAATAAAAATCTAGGCATATTTAAGCAAAACTCACTTAAAAAACTCCAAACGATTGTGTTCGGCAGCAGTCTGAAAGACCTGAATGGGAGTGCCACTGTAAAAACTGCCCAAACCCACGATCAGCACCAAGGATACAGCCAGGACAGCAGCCTAAAGTGGAAAtcacaatttaaatacaatattttaaaagattttttcttagaaaaaaattaagaaaataagaaaaattaagaaaaatacttAAGACCCCAACTCACCTGAAATGAATCCGCTATGACGACAGCCTTCATGCCACCCTGAGATGAGTAGAACACGCAGACCACATAGATCAGGATCACGGCGATCTTGGTGTCCAGACCCGTGGCCTTGGAAAGAGCGATTGCCGGAGCTAAAACAGCCACCGCCGTATAGAAGCACATCTGTAAAAggactttaaattaaaaacccatTTCTCCTTGAATAAATTTCCAACCTTAACCCACCTGAATGACGTAGAGTACAGCACCGAGTATCCTAATTTCCTTGCCAAACCGAATACCCAGATATTCGTAGCAACTGGTGAGCTCCATTTTGAAGTAAATCGGATAGAAGATCTTCACGGCCACAGGGATAACCAAAACCATGGGTATAACGATGAGCACAAACTGAGTGCCTTGGAAGTACATCTCGGAGGGATTGCCCAGTAGCTCAATGGCCGTGATGAAACTGGTGGTTAAACTCAGCGTGACTGGGAAGATGTTCATTTCGGAGCCGAGGAGGAACTCATTGGAGGAGTTGGACCCTCCCTTCTGGAAGAAGCCATAGAAGATGCCAATGCCCAGGGATATAATCAGCATGCCCAGCAGGATGACATAGTCATAACCCGAAAAGGTGGCCTTGTGACTGGGAGCACTGCACTCCTCCAAATCCTTTGAAGCCGGAATCTGTTGGTTTTTAAAGGCTCTAAGGAGCAAAGTGGCGGCATTATCGAACTCCACATGCTCCTGCGAACCCGAAGCACCACTCGGAGTCTCCCCGCGCACTATCAAATACTTGTGACTGGGATCAGGACCAgctttttctgctttttcCTGCAGCGCCAAGGCGGTAATAGAATGTGCCAGGGCACACAATGTCAGCAGCTTTAAAATGGTATCCTGAGTGGCAAACATCCTTTctaaattccaaaaaattaGTATAAAGGATGAGTTTCCGGGAGAAGACTTTCTGCAGTCGACTTTCCTCCCAGCGCTATGTGTGCAAACTGAAACGACAAACAGATCGGAAACGATTTAGACTTAGATCATTGCAAGATCAAGGTTCGCGAAAAGAGAAATTGCAGCGAGGCGGCGGCATTACAAAGTGGGTGTCAGTTTTTGGTGTCATCTTGGTGGcccattaattaattaaccgACACCAAAACCGAAACGATCTGGAGGAGGGGAGGCCATCGCCCCATCGTCCCATCGCCCCATGTTCAAgtacaaatatattatttccTTATACAAGCAATTCCATTTGAGCGTAATTGTTTTATGATTAATATGTTTTCTTCTGCGCGGCGGCAGTCAAGGCAACGCTTTTGGGAGATATAGATTTCTTTTTCGGAAAGAAATCCAGAGTTATCGCTCTGTAAGAGTTACAAATGGATGGGCAAGGTTTGGACGCAGCTGAAAGCTGCTATTAACTGGTTGTCTAGCCGCTCAAACTGGTTATTTCTGGCCAAAAGAAATCGCTTGGATGATGTTGAAGGTAAGAAATTTAGTTTATAACAAGGTTTGCTTATGTTTGGGTGTACTTAGGTTTTACTTTCTtacaaatagctttaaaatacCTTACTTTATAacactttaaattataatttttatatactcATTTTTattctataattttttctattattattagtaaaaTACATCAActcacactttttttttaatttcaaaaacagttaataatatttaaagttttttgctTATCTGTGTGATCATATGACTTACCAATTCTATTTTGTGCGTAGTTATTATACAACCTTTATCTGTTATTttagtaatatttaaaatgttttttagaaTGTCTGAAgacccattttttttattttaagtttcaaaaaaaaaaacatttaa
Proteins encoded in this window:
- the LOC128259323 gene encoding sodium-coupled monocarboxylate transporter 1: MFATQDTILKLLTLCALAHSITALALQEKAEKAGPDPSHKYLIVRGETPSGASGSQEHVEFDNAATLLLRAFKNQQIPASKDLEECSAPSHKATFSGYDYVILLGMLIISLGIGIFYGFFQKGGSNSSNEFLLGSEMNIFPVTLSLTTSFITAIELLGNPSEMYFQGTQFVLIVIPMVLVIPVAVKIFYPIYFKMELTSCYEYLGIRFGKEIRILGAVLYVIQMCFYTAVAVLAPAIALSKATGLDTKIAVILIYVVCVFYSSQGGMKAVVIADSFQAAVLAVSLVLIVGLGSFYSGTPIQVFQTAAEHNRLEFFNMDPSPTTRHTVWSVVIGGFFYWTSLFCTNQASVQKCMSLKSLRLAKIALGFAIIGLIAVFLLNFYTGLMVFTHYADCDPLTAGRISATDQLLPYYVINTYEHIYSVAGIFVAGIFAASLGTVASALNSLSAVTCEDLLVNGMNIKISPEKGATYAKWMSLGYGIASFGLVFIVEHLGGVLQATLTLNGLIGGVTLGLFVLGIACKQANTKGAFYGGLLSLALVIFVGVVAQIVSVEQPALPTSIDNCDCNVNLTNIIGNLLTEPVEIIEEGGFTTWPIFRLSYMWYSMIGCLLTVFLGWLISLIIDFVQRRNVLKITGKGIDNPAVSEEIFKSDSQVQYTTTSCVTTTTAVEPDPRDIKTSSGEGHVNHAIRIDDE